The sequence ctcattcttctagatcacactgcagtcacttacagagaaggtgcagcgaggtaaatctagccatgtatcaatcagaggccaggctaacctccttgttccaataacaacgataacttaggtgcaccatttcttattggaaccttccgtgaagtcctgcctgaaatactccttgatgtaaagccaccccctttgttgattttagctccctgaagccaaccctgtaagcgcccctcccagcgtcagagcaatggcaaacaatcgggcatctgagagtgctgtccagagcactcacaatggagcactctgatggggctaaaacattgtcgcgggtggttctgggtacgtgtcgtcaggcccccgttccctccctccctccgtgaaagcaagggcagacaatcgtttcgcgccttttttcatgagttacctgtgcagacaccataccacggcaagcatggagccagctcaggtaaccgtcaccctatgtctcctgggtgctggcagacgcggtacggctttgctgcacagtagcagcaacccattgccttctggcagcagacggtgcaatacgactggtagtcgtcctcgtcgtgtccgaggtgctcctggccacgtcggctgggagcgcctgggcagacatgggcgcagggactaaatttggagtgacttgaccaggtcattctctttagtcctgcagtcctattgaaccgtcttatggtgagcgggcaggcgatacggactgctagcagtcgtactgtaccatcttctgccaggcaggcaagagatgaggattgctagcagtcgtattgtaccatcttatgccaggcaggcaagagatgaagatggctagcagttgtactgtaccatcttctgccaagcagccatgagatgtggatggcatgcagtccttctgcaccgtctgctgccagccaaagatgtaaaggatagatggagtgggtcagaacaagaaatagaccagatttgttttgtactcattttcctcctcccctgtctagatcacactgcagtcactcacagagaaggcgcagcgaggtaaatctagccatgtatcaatcagaggccaggctaacctccttgttccaataacaacgataactttggtgcaccatttcttattggaaccctccgtgcagtcctgcctgaaatactccttgatgtacaggcacaccctttgttgattttagctccctgaagccaaccctgtaagccgtgtcgtcagtcgcccctccctccgtcagagcaacagcagacaatcgttccgcgccttttttctgtgcggacgccataccaaggcaagcatggaggccgctgagctcattttggcaattaggagcacatcaaccaccacacgcattatccagcagtatatgcagcaccagaacatggcaacgcgataccgggcgaggaggcgacgtcagcgcggtcccgtgagtgatcaggacatggacacagatttctctgaaagcatgggccctgacaatgcatgcatcatggtgctaatggggcaggttcatgctgtggaacgccgattctgggctcgggaaacaagcacagactggtgggaccgcatagtgttgcaggtctgggacgattcccagtggctgcgaaactttcgcatgcgtaagggcactttcatggaactttgtgacttgctttcccctgccctgaagcgcatgaataccaggatgagagcagccctcacagttgagaagcgagtggcaatagcactgtggaagcttgcaacgccagacagctaccggtcagttgggaatcaatttggagtgggcaaatctactgtgggggctgctgtgatgcaagtagctcacgcaatcaaagatctgctgatatcaagggtagtgaccctgggaaatgtgcaggtcatagtggatggctttgctgcaatgggattccctaactgtggtggggctatagacggaacccatatccctatcttggcaccggagcaccaagccgccgagtacataaaccgcaaggggtacttttcgatagtgctgcaagctctggtggatcacaagggacgtttcaccaacatcaacgtgggatggccgggaaaggtgcatgacgctcgcatcttcaggaactctggtctgtttcaaaagctgcaggaagggactttattcccagaccagaaaataactgttggggatgttgaaatgcctatatgtatccttggggacccagcctaccccttaatgccatggctcatgaagccgtacacaggcagcctggacagtagtcaggagctgttcaactacaggctgagcaagtgcagaatggtggtagaatgtgcatttggacgtttaaaggcgcgctggcgcagtttactgactcgcttagacctcagcgaaaccaatattcccactgttattactgcttgctgtgtgctccacaatatctgtgagagtaagggggagacgtttatggcggggtgggaggctgaggcaaatcgcctagctgctggttacgcgcagccagacaccagggcggttagaagagcacaggagggcgcggtacgcatcagagaagctttgaaaaccagtttcatgactggccaggctatgctgtgaaagttctgtttgtttctccttgatgaaaccccctgccccttggttcactctacttccctgtaagctaaccaccttcccctcctccctttaatcaccgcttgcagaggcaataaagtcattgctgcttcacagtcatgcattcgttattcattcatcacacaaatagggagatgactaccaaggtatcccaggaggggtggtggaggagggaaggaaaatgccacacagcactttaagcacagcactttaaaagtttacaactttaaaatttattgaatgacagccttcttttttttgggcaatcctctgtggtggagtggctggttggccggaggcccccccaccgcgttcttgggcgtctgggtgtggaggctatggaacttggggaggagggcggttggttacagaggggcagcagtggcagtctgtgctccagctgcctttgctgcagctcaaccatacactggagcattctggtttggtcctgcagcagcctcagcattgaatcctgcctcctctcatcacgctgccgccacatttgagcttcagccctctcttcagcccgccacttactctcttcagcccgccacttactctcttcagccctccacctctcctctcggtcattttgtgctttcctgcactctgacattatttgcctccacgcatttgtctgtgctctgtcagtgtgggaggacagcatgagctcggagaacatttcatcgcgagtgcgtttttttttctttctaagcttcactagcctctgggaaggagaagatcctgtgatcattgaaacacatgcagctggtggagaaaaaaaaagggacagcggtatttaaaaagacacattttataaaacagtcgctacactctttcagggtaaaccttgctgttaacattacatacatagcacatgtgctttcgttacaaggtcgcattttgcctcccaccgcgtgactaccccctcaaccttcccccctccccgtggctaacagcggggaacatttctgttcagccacaggcaaacagcacagcaggaacgggcacctctgagtgtccctgaagaaaagcactctatttcaaccaggtgaccatgaattatatctcactctcctgaggataacacagagagataaagaacggattttggttgaatgccagcaaacatacactgcaatgctttgttctacagtgattcccgagtacgtgttactggcctggagtggtaaagtgtcctaccatgaaggacgaaataaggctgccctccccagaaaccttttgcaaaggctttaggactacatctaggagaaccgcaaatgccagggcaaagtaatcctttcacatgtttgcttttaaaccatgtatagcattttaaaaggtacactcaccagaggtcccttctccgcctgctgggtccaggaggcagccttgggtaggttcggggggtactggctccaggtctagggtgagaaacagttcctggctgtcgggaaaaccggtttctccgcttgcttgctgtgagctatctacaacctcctcctcatcatcatcttcttcgtccccaaaacctgcttccgtattgcctccatttccattgaaggagtcaaacaacacggctggggtagtggtggctgaaccccctaaaatggcatgcagctcatcatagaagcggcatgtttggggctctgacccagagcggctgttcgcctctctggttttctggtaggcttgcctcagctccttcagtttcacgcggcactgcttcgggtccctgttatggcctctgtccttcatgccctgggagattttcacaaaggttttggcatttcgaaaactggaacggagttctgatagcacggattcctctccccaaacagcgatcagatcccgtacctcccgttcggtccatgctggagctcttttgcgattctgggactccatcatggtcacctgtgctgatgagctctgcatggtcacctgcagcttgccacgctggccaaacaggaaatgagattcaaaagtttgcggttcttttcctgtctacctggccagtgcatctgagttgagagtgctgtccagagcggtcagaatggagcactctgggatagctcccggaggccaataccatcgaattgtgtccacagtaccccaaattcgagccgggaacgtcgatttaagcgctaatccacttgtcaggggtggagtaaggaaatcgattttaagagccctttaagtcgaaataaagggcttcactgtgtggacgggtgcaggtttaaatcgatttaacgttgctaaattcgacctaaagtcctagtgtagaccagggctttgagaAGTGTTCAATCTTGGAAATTTGTAGGGCAGTAACATGTGGTTTCAGTACCTACTCTATCCAACATTACTCTATAGTGGAAACATCAAGATTTGATGCTAATTTTGGCAGAGTTGTCTTACAATCATTGTTTAGGTAGATTCCAAGCACCCACCTCTAGTCACTTAAGTCATTCCTTCTGAGTCGTCAAGAATGGAATATTTGTAGACAAGAACTGAAAGAAGAAACAAGTTACTTACGTTGAAGAATCAGCTACTGTAAAGTATGTTTACCATATATATATTCCATAACCCTTCTTGCTAATATAGAGTCATATAACACCTGGTTTCTGCATTGGTGAAGGAATTGATGGTCACTGGGGGTCGCCCTTTCCTTTATGCCTATGGATGGGAGGCACAAAGACACTCAGAGTACAGGTGCAGCCCCAAAggacactgctggccaaaagatTCTGAACATGAGCGCATGAGCATGTGCACCAAGAGTGGAATATAaatggacaacacatctcaaagaagcACACTTGCTGTATGagacaaccatttcttctagtgCATAAATACACGTTTTGTTCAGTACATCAAGAATGAATACTTGTAACGTGAGTTGGCAGTCATTCTGTAAAAAATTGAGAGGTGCATGAAAAATCAACTGAAGCCTTAAAGAGACTATGTCAGCTTAAACTCGTATTGTTATACATTTATTTACCTGTGTGTTTCTAACAACATTTTAGGTTATTCAAAGGAGGGGTGGAAGGGATTGAAAAagtaaaaatttattttttcccatttataTGCTGTTCAGTTCTTGGATTTTGTTGAGACACTAAAACCTCATCCAGTTTCATTTGTAAGTGTTGAAACAttgaggttatgtctacactagagagcttacagcggcacagctgtacagatgcagctgcactgctgtaatatCTCTGGTGTGGTCACTCTATGCCaactggagagagctctcccatcaacataattaaactGCCCCCAATGatcagcagtagctatgtcagtgggagaagctcttccgcCGACAAAGTGCTGTGCGTACTACCACTTATACCAGCATAATTTATGTCAGTTGGagtgtattttttcacacccctgagtgacttaagtttgtagtgtagacatggtctgaGTTGTGATCAGTGCAGGTCAATTtgcatttgtttaaaaactgttcttactattttcttttctttttaagaaatcaTAAACTTttttgatggtgttaagttttaTAGAAacttggttttttaaaaaatttaacttTTGGGCCAGTTTTGAATAAACATTATCCTTCTAAGTTGTTAGAGAATTTATGGACTTACTGACTGACTCCATGTATCTGTGACATGAAGTATGCAAACATAAACTGTTTTTCCCCTCAACCAACTGAAACAGTACCCAAGGATATGGAAATAAATGTAAGTGAAGTGTATGAGATGTTTCTCATAGAACTGCATCTGCAAAATAGTAGGGGCAAAAATTGTGTTGTAGTGTCAGGCTACTACTAATCATCTTATGTAGCACCATAAACTTATCTAGAACTTTGCAAAAGAGAGTAAGGCCTGCCCTTAATGTCTTCTTATCTGCATAacatagatttaaaaataattactaaATAGGGGGACAAAATTTTAGATTGGGAAGGATGTGGAGTGAGTAGATATGAGGACGTCTAGAGTGCTCAGTATGAGAGGAGGAGCAAAGTTGAAGACAGGTGTAGATGAACAGAGCAGTGAATTAAAAGCAGAGGAAGGAAGAGCAAAAGTTGAATAAAATGAAAGTAGGACTTTTAAGATGGGGACAAGGAGAACAAATATGATGTGATAAGCTATTTGCGGGAAATTAAGGACGGGGGCACTATAGCTGTAGCAATGGGAGAGGATAACTTGCAAAAAGAGTAAAACAAATAATAGCTACCAAATATGGCTGGGAAATGGTTTGATATTAAAGAACTCCGGTCTGTATACAGCCAAACTGTGAAATATAACATTGAAATTGATTTTATGGAAATTGACAATTCAGTATGCTAAGGAAGTGAAAATCTAACTCCTTTTATGTAGTGCATTGTGAAAGTTAATTGTGGTAAATCTCAGATGCCAAATTATTAGGACCTTTTTGATAATGAGACTAACATGTTATTACTGAACTGTGTTATTTTTTGGAACATAATTAGTCTTTTTGCAATCTGTAAACTGTTAAACTATTTTGTATTAATACTAAATTTTGTTCATATACACGAATCAATTTTATATAGAGATGAGTGTGTGGTGAGCTCCTTGAGTACAAATGGTTGATACAGTTGCCATGAATACTTTATATTTTCCATTTAGATTCACTGTTTTTGAAGAAGCAAACCTGAGACATTAGGTGTTAGTCTTTTGTCTGTGAAGTCCTGAATTAAGAATATGTTAGGTTCAAAATGATGTCATTTTATAGTTTTTACATCACTCATCACACACAGCTTAGAGTGAGAATTCTAAATATGTTCTGGCCGTGCAAATTAGTAAGAAATTTTCATTGTATATTTATAACTATATTTCACAACACCACCAATATAGTCATCATTCTCATCTGAAGTCTGCAAGTCAAATAATGTTTAAATAGCAGGGTTTCATTTAGTAATGTAGTTTATTTCAAACTtcacacaaaattattttacatatttataCTCCAGAAATATAGGACTTATCCAGAGCACTTGAACTTTATATCATGTGCAAGTTCAGTATTTGACCATAAGCCTTTGCAAAGACAAAAGAAGAACTGTCCACTTCCTTCTCATTGCATTACATTGCTTGAGAGCAGGTGCTGCTGGGTTGATGGAGGGTAATTAGCAATTAGTATTCAGTATTTGCATCAGAATGTGCCAGTACTGCAGGCCAAAACATCAAAAGGTTTGGAAGAGATATAAAATGAAGAAAGTTAGAGCAACTATAGTGTCTGTTTCTAAATAAGACTGATATGATTGTTATCCTGGAGGCTTCACTGTGGAAAGAATGTAGTCTTTCTGATGGAGGAATAATGACCTTGGCTTACTCTAGATTTCTTTAGGAATAAGAATGAGGAAGATGTGATAGCTGGTAACCATGACATGGAAAATGTTGATCACTAAATAAAAAGTTTAGCTTTCAGGAAAAATGTATTCTCCACTTAATTTTACTAGACTAGTTATTATTGATGGGTAAAAATTGCCTGAACTATTCAGTATGAACTTTTTTAGTATGCTGTTTTTTAAACTAGAAACACAGTGGAATAAAACTCTCATTTAAAATTATGTGCAATCTCTTGTTCACATAAACTCTGCCCACTTGATGATAATTATGTAATAGGTATAGCATGCTAAAGGTTTTTCAGATATTTAAAGTGGAACAGTTAATTTGAAAatcatatttcttttaaaattttgtgCATTTGTACAAGTAGCACCTGAGACAGTGGATTTTAGTGTGTTTACTCTGCATCTGACAGCAATTTGTGTAAAGTAAGTTTCAGATTTTTCCCTGTATAGTCAGTTTCTCCCTTGAAGAagacatcctcagccatgaagaaaagagaaggaaataaaagctatttttttaggaaggatttttaaaaatcaagacaaACTATATAAAAGTGCATTATGGAAGCTTTGAATTTTTTGATAttattcaattattttaaaaaattctagttGAATTTTTATATCTTCAGATAGAATTTTATCTACATTTTTTGAAAGATTTTCCTCTTGTGCTATGGTTCTAATGTAATGCCATTTATTTAAGGGCAAAAACTTGACTTTAAAATTGCAGTCTTATGGGAGTATTTTTCAGATTCTTAATAATATGTCATTCCTCAGAATATTATATACATACATTATCTATCAGGAAAGATCCAAAAAGATTTACAGATTATGGGTGTGGTTCAGGCACCAGAGCCCTTTATAgcaattccattaacttcagtgggaattcatGCAAAAAAACATATTCGATTAGGCTCTTCTATATAAAGGACTCACTTTTTACACTGAAGTCTAGCCAAAGATGGGATGGCAAATTtgactaatttaaaaaagaatccaGTTTCTGATTGCCTTTTTAATAGTatgttctaatttttttaaattaaaatcataAGGGTTTTCCAGCAGGGAAGAAGCTGACTGAAAAAGTGCAGTCAAATGCACagtaaacaaacagaatttttgcTAATTTCTGTTATAGTAATTTTAGGTGTTGTAAGTCTAGATACAAAATTCagacaaatgtgatttttaaattggtGGTGTCTCAGGACACAACgctattaaattatatttaaaatgatGAGAATGTCAAGTCTTACCTGAAAAATTGCATCTCCTGCTGAATATAGTTCTCTAATCTCAATCCGGTGCATTGGTTTTTATTTATGGAATCAGTTACAAAACTTCTGGCAGCCCATATACTATTCCATtatggagaatattttatttaaaacagaaaacgGCGATGTTTATATAAGACCTAACTTGAAAAAGACTGGATTTTGTGATCCAGTTTCACTGTGTGTGTAATGTGGATAACATAGTTGTCCTACAGAGGAGTTGAGACAAgctattaatgtttgtaaagtgagattatattttttaaatacacaccTGAAGAAGTTTGGATTAGTCTTTACTCTTCCCTCATTTGTACCTAGTAAATTTGCTGGTGGTTTAGAAGTGCGCTGCAAAGTGAAAACAtgtttccattttctttcttcctctctgtcaGCAGAGCTAGATATGCTACAGTGCGTGCTGGTGGGGGTTGAGGTTCTCTCACTATTCAAAAAGGAACAGTCTGTTTAACTTCAGGCGTAGAGTTGGCTCCAAAATGAATCTTTGGCTAGTAGTTTGGTCATGATACAGTGCCTCTGGGACAGGGGATATGATGTGGTGAGATTGCAGCAAGGATATATGGGAAGTGAGAAAAAATGGCCTACGTATCTTAAGCTTAGTCTACATTCAGTTTTAGTACTGGTATGATTATTTGGTATGGGGTGtgatttatttatctatttaaacCAAAATATTAAACCGGTACAAATTCCTTGTATGGTtgcaattataccagtataaaagtaCCTAATACCAGTGGTTCTTAACAAGGGGTATGCTTACCCTTGGGGgtgcacagaggtcttccagttggggtacatcagctcatctagatatttgcctagttttacaacaggctacctaTAATGcattagcgaagtcagtacaaactaaaatttcacacaatgacttgtttatactgctctataagttgtacactgaaatgtaagtacaatatttttattccaattgatttattttataattgtatggtaaaaatgagaaagtaaagcaatttttcaataatagggtgctgtgacacatttgtacatttatatctgattttgtaagcaagtagtttttaaatgaggtgaaacttgggggtacgcaagacaaatcagactcctgaaagggataccgtagcctggaaaagttgagagccattGCCTTATACTCTGTATGTGCAGCTTATTTACTCTTCCTGTACAGGAATAGCTATAATGGTGTAAAACACCTTGATATCAGGGCAACTGTATCCACACTAGGGAGGTTATAATGTTTAACTATactagtatagttaaagcagtacaacttttgaGTGTAGACGAGGCCTCAATATAAGTGTATTGGCTTGGTACATAAAGCAGATTCAATTTCAAGTGCTCAATCGACTTTAATTTAGGTTTTGACATTAATTTAAACAAGTGGTTGCAATGCTTCACAACTCTTATGCACCGCACCCTTCTTACATATTGACTAATGTAAAGATGTAGATATGTGACCAAACCACCCTTACATATGAACATTTAATATTCCATAACAGTGGTTTACACCGTGTAATGATCACAGTTTTGTCACTGGGACTACTTTGCACACTTCACACGGATGAGGGAGCAGACTTGAATCTCAACCAAATTTCTGCTTTTTAAAGCATACTGTGGCCACTGAAGTGAATATGATATTGGCATCATCTTGTTCCACAGATCTGTTTTCACGTAAGAAATGTCTTCTTTTAATgacaaatatacatttttaattactCCTGTTAGTGCTGCTAAACCAGTACAACTTCAGCAGAGCAAGCTGTACAAGTTGACTGGTACAGCAATGGAAACATTGGCTTAGTTCTAACTGAGTAAGTTTTTAATTAGACCTTCAGTGGATCAGAATTGATGGTAATGATGTAAAAGCCAAAGAGAACTCATTAATACTTTGAAAACTTGCTGTGAGTTGTAGTTCTGCTGGAACAAAAAACCAAAAGTAACCTAAGAAACAGCAAAATTATATGAAAGCCCTTGAAACACAAACATGGATCTATATGATGCCATTTCTACAGAGTCCTGTTTAGAGCATAACCACACTTTAAATTAGTTGCTGGGCTCACTTCAGTAACTGTGGctataatttatttatgtaaataatATTTTCCCCCAGATATTTTCATCTTTAAGGTTCTAGATGTTAAgaatcttcttctttctttgacaggaaaTTCTGGTGATTAAAGATCATGGCAACCATAGAGGAACTGGCCCATCAAATTATTGAACAGCAAATGGGAGAGGTACATAtacatatatctatatatttagTCCTATTTGAGACAAGTTGGACAATAAAGCATAATACTGATATGTAAAGATCAAAGCCACAAGAGAGAATGGTCTCTAGTGGGCCCAAAGCTCCAGAAGACCCTCCCATAGAAGATTAGCAGGAACCCTGTTCTTGCTATCTTCACGTCATGATGCAAAACTTGAATCTTTGTCAAAGCATTCCCCAAAGAAACTGAGCTTAAAAAAAAGTAGCAATATTTTCAAAGGTAGAAATCATTGACTAAATCAGTGGTTGTCTTCATAGAGCTGTTTAGTCATATGAGGCAAGCTTTCCTCTCTTCTAGCATCAAAACTGCATTCTGGATACAGTGCCTGAATATTACAGTAataggtgcttttggaaatgtATGAATAGATAGTAAAAATTAGTGTtgtcaggatgtgtgtgtgtataaatataaaaCACTTAAGGATTCATTACTATATAGTAAGGTTACTATATGTTCTGTTCAAAATCAGTACAAGTGTGGTtataagaaaaatatataaaaatggcaCCTGTTTACTGGAAATTTCTGCTCTTAGTTAATTTAGATTTGTCTTACTTTACAGTCAAGTTAAGTATTCCAGGTGATTTCAAGTTCAATTTATATCAGTTTTAACGTTGACTAGAAAGGTTTCCCCCTTGGATTGCTAATTTTATATATGTTCTTATGCTACTCTCATAATTAAGTGGCATGACTgacatctgtcatgtgtggtttatcctttctctcatcctctttcCAGAGGGAGGGGGGTT is a genomic window of Lepidochelys kempii isolate rLepKem1 chromosome 1, rLepKem1.hap2, whole genome shotgun sequence containing:
- the LOC140909201 gene encoding uncharacterized protein → MQSSSAQVTMMESQNRKRAPAWTEREVRDLIAVWGEESVLSELRSSFRNAKTFVKISQGMKDRGHNRDPKQCRVKLKELRQAYQKTREANSRSGSEPQTCRFYDELHAILGGSATTTPAVLFDSFNGNGGNTEAGFGDEEDDDEEEVVDSSQQASGETGFPDSQELFLTLDLEPVPPEPTQGCLLDPAGGEGTSAACVSMITGSSPSQRLVKLRKKKKRTRDEMFSELMLSSHTDRAQTNAWRQIMSECRKAQNDREERWRAEEKQLLSSAVNQPTLMLTRTGKLDPLFGKLHLCWEIIGLDI